A single window of Leopardus geoffroyi isolate Oge1 chromosome D4, O.geoffroyi_Oge1_pat1.0, whole genome shotgun sequence DNA harbors:
- the LOC123592653 gene encoding uncharacterized protein LOC123592653 — translation MRVLARTSPHRGPCPSARHQAGTSPVPAHPTFPSCLRLPRDCSPPIGSADLLPVGLAPITTLSTRPSLPCGRVTQSAGDEISRLCPRTYLQRDELTKGGHGMSKPQAGGRQLGPVGLGAWGLGSKGPMGLQGLRRHSVFQNSRTVQGAPQERIPQTEGMPTEASVRGLGTAGGGWWPPRCRTPGRRLSAAVAFPGHPAGLGALCQPCLWGRLPRPSVVPLGHSLESQSAHRTHRHAGHHNQCPTGTVISQDAGAASVRDCFRAK, via the exons ATGCGCGTCTTGGCCAGGACCTCTCCCCACAGAGGCCCCTGTCCGAGCGCCCGGCACCAAGCGGGCACCTCCCCTGTGCCCG CTCATCCCACGTTCCCATCATGCCTCCGGCTTCCTCGGGACTGCTCACCCCCCATTGGAAGTGCTGATCTTCTGCCTGTGGGTCTAGCCCCCATCACGACACTTTCCACGCGCCCTTCTCTCCCTTGTGGCCGAGTCACCCAGAGCGCAGGTGACGAGATCAGCAGGCTCTGTCCTCGAACGTATTTGCAGAGGGATGAACTCACGAAGGGGGGACACGGGATGAGCAAACCCCAGGCTGGAGGCCGACAACTCGGGCCGGTGGGGCTGGGGGCGTGGGGACTCGGCAGCAAAGGGCCCATGGGGCTTCAAGGCCTTCGACGACACTCAGTCTTCCAGAACAGCCGCACTGTTCAGGGGGCGCCCCAAGAAAGGATCCCGCAAACCGAGGGGATGCCCACAGAGGCCTCTGTGAGGGGTCTCGGGACAGCAGGCGGAGGCTGGTGGCCTCCCAGGTGCCGCACGCCCGGACGTCGCCTTTCCGCCGCGGTCGCTTTCCCCGGCCACCCCGCCGGGCTCGGGGCCCTCTGCCAGCCCTGCCTCTGGGGCCGCCTGCCTCGTCCTTCCGTGGTTCCGCTAGGACATTCTCTGGAAAGCCAGAGTGCGCACAGAACCCACCGCCACGCGGGCCACCACAACCAGTGCCCCACGGGGACCGTCATTTCCCAGGACGCGGGGGCTGCGTCTGTGCGAGACTGTTTCCGTGCTAAATAA
- the LOC123592664 gene encoding basic proline-rich protein-like produces the protein MAVCLPGRRMLLRFVQRLSDIQRGCVCELLGGESRRSGGQEARRLCEQDGEPGSSPSSAPGPLLPRACTSGPKAMLSTWGRGTPPPGRTGQEGRDADTEEKPLGDGDGAEAGVWRPQPGTPRGPQTLPPPPEPPPPGGVRPCPPWSALWSQSWWRTHSCCPRCPGGSVASGLVLPAPAPGCLSCLPCLLC, from the exons ATGGCTGTCTGCCTCCCCGGGCGTCG GATGTTGCTGCGTTTTGTCCAGCGCCTTTCGGACATCCAGCGGGGGTGCGTGTGCGAGCTGCTCGGAGGGGAGAGCCGACGGTCCGGAGGCCAGGAGGCACGCAGGTTGTGCGAGCAG GATGGGGAACCAGGGTCCAGCCCGTCCTCAGCCCCAGGGCCTCTCCTACCTCGGGCCTGCACATCTGGACCCAAGGCCATGCTCAGCACGTGGGGAAGGGGGACACCGCCTCCAGGCAGGACGGGGCAA GAAGGGAGAGACGCAGACACCGAGGAGAAGCCGCTTGGAGACGGAGACGGGGCAGAGGCTGGAGTGTGGCGGCCCCAGCCAGGGACGCCCCGGGGGCCCCagacactccccccacccccggagcccccacccccgggcGGAGTGAGGCCCTGCCCGCCTTGGTCTGCCTTGTGGTCTCAGAGCTGGTGGAGAACACACTCGTGCTGTCCAAGGTGCCCCGGTGGCAGCGTGGCCTCTGGTCTGGTcctcccggcccccgcccccggctgccTCTCGTGTCTTCCCTGCCTCCTTTGCTAA